Part of the Andrena cerasifolii isolate SP2316 unplaced genomic scaffold, iyAndCera1_principal scaffold1832, whole genome shotgun sequence genome, aaaataggaaaataaatagagaaaaataggtaaattatctagagaaaaaataggtgtataaatatagataaatagctaaataaatcaaagaaaaaaaggtaaataaaaaaatatgtaaagaaattagaggaaaaaataggtaaataagtgagaaagaaaaatgcgtaaataactagagaaaaaattggtaaataaatagagaaaaataggtaaataaatagagaaaaaaaggtaaataaaatagggaaaaataggtaaataaacagagaaaaataggtaaataagtagagaaaacaaaagaggtaaacaaatagagaaaaaataggaaaataaatagagaaaaaataggtaaattatctggagaaaaaatgggtgtataaatagagataaatagctaaatatatcaaagaaaaaaaggtaaataaaaaaataggtaaataaattagaggaaaaaataggtaaataagtgagaaagagaaatgcgtaaataattagagaaaaaattggtaactaaatagagaaaaataggtaaataaatcaagggaaaaaaggtaaataaaaaaataggtaaaaaaataaaaggaaaaaatggataactaaacagagaaaaaataggtaaataaatgagagaaaaaaataggtaaataactagagaaaaaatagttaagtaaatagagaaaacaaaagaggtgaataaatagagaaaaataggtaaataaaatagggaaaaataggtaaataaacagagaaaaataggtacataagtagagaaaacaaaagaggtaaacaaatagagaaaaaataggaaaataaatagagaaaaaataggtaaattatctggagaaaaatgggtgtataaatagagataaatagctaaatatatcaaagaaaaaaaggtaaataaaaaaatatgtaaagaaattagaggaaaaaataggtaaataagtgagaaagaaaaatgcgtaaataactagagaaaaaactggtaaataaatagagaaaaataggtaaataaatagagaaaaaaaggtaaataaaatagggaaaaataggtaaataaacagagaaaaataggtaaataagtagagaaaacaaaagaggtaaacaaatagagaaaaaataggaaaataaatagagaaaaaataggtaaattatctggagaaaaaatgggtgtataaatagagataaatagctaaatatatcaaagaaaaaaaggtaaataaaaaaataggtaaataaattagaggaaaaaataggtaaataactagagaaaaataggtaaataaatagagaaaacaaaacaggtaaataaatagagaaaaataggaaaataagtagagaaaaaataggtaaataaatacagaaaaataggtaaattaggtagagaaaaaataggtgtataaatagagaaaaataggtaatgaagtacagaaaacaaagtaggtaaataaatacagaaaaagaggtaaataaatacataagaaaataggtaaataaaatagagaaaaaataggcaaataaatagataaaaataggtaaataaactagagaaaaaataggtgtataaatagagaaaaatagctaaataaatcaagggaaaaaaggtaaataaacaaataggtagataaattacaggaaaaaatgggtaactaaatagagaagaaataggtaagtaaatgagagaaaaaataggtaaatatctagcgaaaaaataggtaataaatagagaaaaagtaggtaaatataatagagaaaaagtaggtaaataaacagagaaaaagagctaaataaatagagaaaaataggtaaataaatcaagggaaaaaaggtaaataaaaaaataggtaaataaatgagagaaaaaaataggtaaataactagagaaaaaatagttaagtaaatagagaaaacaaaagaggtaaataaatagagaaaaataggtaaataaaatagggaaaaataggtaaataaacagagaaaaataggtaaataagtagagaaaacaaaagaggtaaacaaatagagaaaaaataggaaaataaatagagaaaaaatagggtaattatctggagaaaaaatgggtgtataaatagagataaatagctaaatatatcaaagaaaaaaaggtaaataaaaaaatatgtaaagtaattagaggaaaaaataggtaaataagtgagaaggaaaaatgcgtaaataactagagaaaaaattggtaactaaatagagaaaaataggtaaataaatagagaaaaataggtcaattatatagaaaaaataggtgtatatatagagataaatagctaaataaatcaaagaaaaaaaggtaaataaaaaaataggtaaataaaatagaggaaaaaataggtaaataaacagagaaaaaataggaaaattaatgagagaaaatagaggtaaataactagagaaacaataggtaaataaatagagaaaaataggtaaacaaaccaaaggaaaaaagataaataaaaaaattggtatacagggtgtcccactaaggagtggacagcgcgatatctcttaaagtattgtcgataaaaatatgaaaaaaatagggaattgcatggttcgagggggcccatttattagcgcgaacgaattttgttttcgattattattttaaaagatacgatggtcaagttcggtttttcaaatggaactattttttttgaagacctgagttgatagtgcgttccaagacaaattcaataagctttaatgtatacactttatttccactggtttttaagatattgcgcttgcaaatttattgattttcactgcaagaaacccctctggaatggcaaaaaccgggggcggtcttactggcgccacgggtggcactgcctgttgaaatggatacttacctgccataggtctacgccagaaatggcaggcccaaaggctgaacaattcttttccgtccttttgcatccctcccaaaagaaccggccatccgagcgtagaagcaagtgcgaaataaaagtaacgatgcgcttctcgataccgcagatgtacctacctaagtagcatttctgacggaaaagaattgtccagcctttgggcctgccatttctggcgtagacctttggcaggtaagtatccatttcaacaggcagtgccacccgtggcgccagtaacaccttgcagtgaaaatcagtaaatttgcaattgcaatatcttaaaaaccagtggaaataaagtgtatacattaaagctcattgaatttgtcttggaacgcactatcaactcaggtcttcaaaaaaaatagttccatttgaaaaaccgaacttgaccatcgtatcttttaaaataataatcgaaaacaaaattcgttcgcgctaataaatgggccccctcgaaccatgcaattccctattttttttatatttttatcgacaatactttaagagatatcgcgctgtccactccttagtgggacaccctgtataaattagaggaaaaaataggtaaataaacagagaaaaatagttaatgaagtagagaaaacaaagtaggtaaataaatacagaaaaaaagaggtaaataaacaagagaaaaataggtgtataaacaCAGAataatagctaattaaaaaaaataggtaaataaatagataaaaaataggtaaataaactagagaaaaaaagtgtataaatacagaaaaatagctaaataaaccaaaggaaaaaaggtaaataaacaaataggtaaataaattagaggaaaaaataggtaaataactagagaaaaataggtaaataaatagagaaaaagtaggtaaataaacagagaaaaaataggtaaataaattagagaaaaaaatagataaagaaatagtgaaaaataggtaatgaagtagagaatacaaaggaggtaaataaaaacagaaaataggtaaataaatagagaaaaataggtaaataatttagagaaaaaaataggcaaataaatagagaaacataggtaatgaagtagagaaaacaaagtaggtaaataaatacagaaaaaaagaggtaaataactagagaaaaaataggtaaataaatagagaaaaaataggtaaataaatagagaaaaagagctaaataactagagaaaaataggtaaataaatagagaaaaagtaggtaaataaacagagaaaaaataggtaaataaattatagaaaaaaatagataaagaaatagtgaaaaataggtaatgaagtagagaatacaaaggtgccgatgataaactatcttagggaaatcccaaaactcgtaatggttggattggttatcatcgacttacatgtggtttttcttaactagcttataatggtatattttaaagagaattagtggaagacgtttcctccttactaactattttgattatcgcttcgggtttttgtgttgttttgtcgcgactcgtgttgtctgtggtacagtgtcgtggtgtttttgctttgcagcgtacaatgcatttgtaaagtgcgaacatacatagtgtagttgtgataaatcccgtcacagaggatagtgtaaagaagctatagtgatactcggttggtataatctcgggtttttctaaatcgttttgtaagtcttcaaattttttactaactttatttaattcttccgggtgtttgattattcttttaagttcaaaattggtatgtcggtacgaatttacagtggtctgtggaaacgtaatttcgtctagtgtcaaattgtaaccaggtaagtagttccatgttttttctattccgtattgttttccggtttctatcgtaaattcggcggtagtgatagtacatttatttcttatcgttattataccagagtccttaatactatacatgtttgtgtttttatcgccgcaggttactgctagttgtatttgtttcggtgcgatataaatccatgtgcccggttgttgtaattctatcaggatcgtgtgtttcagtgtcatgattcgtattttacaattgttcggtttttgcgtcaattttgtgtacaactgtacttcgcagggtccgtatggtatcgctttgaacattggatggcttgaggtgcagagatatagctcgtttatagttttacattctgttaggtcttgtttgcttagttgtatgtaatcttgcaccgaggtgtcgagtaccacgtatgagtcgaggggttctatatacgcgtagaacgaatcgtttacctttgtgggtaccgggtgtaccttgcttaatttgaatttctttgcgctcaacaatgggatatctagtactacggtaattgatttcgtatccgaaaatgcggaaagtgtaaggatgtcgtataggacgtgcatattttctagttttattccgatcgggaagtctaatccttgcgggatgtgagcgagtgctgaagtgaggtatgttatgatttgtgccggtggcattaattgtgggttaaggactcctttctttatatccattatgaattctaacaagtcttgtgtgtcacgcaggagtgtttccgcgacgctatttattagtatgaggttttcgtctattgtctctcgaaatctagtaatgtcagtcgtctgttgtagtaagtattgaatttgccaagttgcgtttaaaagggttttttcattttcttgtacgttgtgtatagtttcatttagaagttgggcgttagctcttacaatttgcatttgccctttgattgtattctttaatctactgtcttgtctttttaggaagtctatttggtcgttgattatctttctgtcttcggaatccattagtccgaagagtgatttgcctatgtaacctaatccgtctattagcccgcgacgctgttttggtgcggagcttatggtttgttggacgtaagtaaggaatttggttacgcggtctactttgctttgaattttcgtgccaaacgttttacagaatttttgtaagttattagtagaaggtgttttacactgagcaagtatgtcatatagtgctgcctggagatttgattcgcgtcggtaaatgtacgatatgtctaagtgtagtattagtttccaactatcccggtaaatctgtagatcgcctaagttttcgaagtaaatgcccgggtgatcttgaaattcttttatagcgaagtctgtgtcgggggttgttcctcctatgagtagtgtcgtcaattgtaggacggtaatcctgtaaaatataatgtcgaggtgtagtcgacgcatctttctgttcgtcgcgaagtctcttgtcttgcgtgtgtttcgcgtgcgcgagataaaattttgttaacgtaaggcagttcttccttgcaagagactcgattgtctcgtcgcttctcattccgttgtgatcagttgcgacatcatgttgtgtttcttaagccttcctcgcgagctcgcgctgtttttactggtacgtttagtgcaagttgttgggtgttttgtgttttggtggaagtgcgtagggtttttataattggtttcctcttttcttaaatttttagtgtttggaatatccggcgccgtccgggtttatgagtattgggtacaggcgggcggtgcgggagtaccgctcggcgcggcgtcaaatcgccgccgaaaacgctgaatggttggacgcggaggacgcgtgggggatacgggcactttacggtgagtatcaaatgtttttgtcggttaggtgttttttgtttctagtgcaattttctattttggttattccgcgtctggttattgttccagaacgtcatggcgatcgttttccggaacccttcacgcggccaggtccgtggtttctattataggcgcgcttggggggtgacacacacacatattaatttggactcatatatcctaaattgaataaattttttctcctccctttttttttcaatagtttgtctgcgtaccgttactttccttcactactgcgaccgtttccttgttcctgtcctattctatgaagtgttttaaccggtttgcgtgtacgcggcgcgtttttcgtccctttcctatagtgtagttattattgtcgtgcgtgttttgaattgagtagggtcctatccacgcgggtgttagttttttcgatcgtccgcgtctcactgtctcgtcgtgtaggagtacttgctccccaattttgaaaaatttgttagctgtccttttatcatattgcctttttgacttgtccttattgatccctatagtttcgcgcgcgatgctattcgtggaccgtagtcttccgcgtaattcttcagcgtatttgtcgtaggtgtatgttagttgcggtgcttggtttaatgaggttggtaaggaagcttgtcttccgaaaacgagttcgtagggcgtgtagctagtagacgtgtgaggggtagtattgtatgtgaacatcgcgtacggtagccattcatcccagtcagtctggtcttctgcgatatagttctttaaatattctgccagcgtgcggtggcttctttctagcgctccgttcgattgggggtggtaggctgtagtttggattttgtcgatttttagtaacctacatacgtttttaaagacttggcttagaaaattagttccttgatctgttagtactcgctgcggaatgccgtattcgcaaattattttagtaacgaattctctagctacggtatccgcttcttggttctcgaggggtatggccttactgaatttggttaaaagatcttgaaaggttaatatgtatttgtttcgtctgccggtctcgggtaaaggtcctacgatgtctagtgcgcatttctcgaatggttccgtgggagtgtctgtaataaccatgggggctttggttattctcgatagcttatttctttggcatttttcacatctagagatgtacttttctacgtcttgtcgcattcctggccacgaatgatttaattttatgcgttctagggtccgttttacccctaagtgtccacccagaggtgtgtcgtggaattcgcgtagcactcgaagtttttcgtcctccgtgtatgttgcgttgtccgtttctccattcgatcggggcttctcttgttcactgtcgtcttcgctggcgccggctattgtttcgttgtcgatcttttgtttcactccgcgcgttatcgcgaacattctgctaagggcgtccgcgttcctattcgtttttccggccttataatcgatgctatagtcgtattctgctaatttcaacttccatctcattaatctagaaccggggtcctttacgttgaaaagccaagtgagtggcttatggtccgtcacgattttgaatttagtgccgtatacgtatggtctgaagtgttgcgttgcccatacgatggctaacaattccttttcgatggtgctataattctcttccgccttattcaatactctactcgcgtacgctattggcaaatcttgtcctatttttccttgcgataatactgctcctatcgcttttccggaagcgtctgttgttagaacaaacggttttgagaaatctggatattgcaatactggtgctgtcgttaatttttcttttagaatctcgagagcttcctgctcctgtgcagtccatctgaatgcttggtctttctttaacagttgtgtcaaaggttttgcaatctgtgaaaactccgctatgaatctcctataatatccagctaggcctaaaaagaattgcacgtcttttattcctttaggtaccgggaagcttcggacagcttctagtttagatgggtctggcttgatgccgttttcggttattatgtgtcctaggtatattgtttctttgcgtaggaattcgcacttgttgggttgaagttttaggccactttcttgtatgcgttcgaatacgagttttaatcgttcttggtgctccttcaatgagcgtccgtagacgactatgtcgtctaaatacacgaaacattttattccctgtaagcctgacagtacggtgttcattaacctttgaaatgtcgcgggagcgtttttaagcccaaatggcattctattatactcgaaatgtccgtatggcgtcgagaatgcggttttttcacgatcttcctccttcatagctatttgatggaaccctgaagctaaatctaaggttgagaaatattttgctccgcctaattgatctaaaatatctgttatattcggcaagggatacgaatcgcctatcgtcgcgtcgtttacctttctgaaatctactaccactcttagcctgcgtttacctgtagcatctggttttttcgggactactagcaagggagcgttccattggctggcgcttggtctaattattccttcttttaccatttcctgaacttgtttatctacttcttccgtatgcgcttgaggtagtctatacggcttcacgtatataggtttagtaccttgggttagagtaattgagtgttccgcttttttggagtatcctagtttgtctccttctaatccgaatatttcattgtatttttcgcagagctcgagtaagctggttttttcttcgctatttaagtgttcggtcctgaggctttcgcgcaagatttgcattctatttctcccgtgtacagcgtgtaccatatgtgtcggcgtgtcgcgatctttgtcgcaggtcgcgtccgtcgggtcaacgttttcgctcgtcagtgattctaatgtcacggtcggcgtactgataagaacttcgtctgctgtggtgttcattatgcttattatgcattttccgtcattgcctatcgttaatgagttccctatgagtattcctggcttgatcggctgtccctctactattccttctcctttttccgtcgttttggctaagagaattgtttctgatcgcggttttaatgttacgttgcctcctccagagtaggggaaccgtgttccgtacaattctattccttgatttgcccgaatgcatacgtcgtgcttagtcatgaaatcttgtcccagaattccgtctgcttctaatgggaagtcatctctcactaaccgacagggatgcgttatgagtttgtttccgacctctacgtttaattgtattaggcacagcgttttgatttccattggggctattcctcgcaaggacactatttcgtcttgggcgtggacgtcgcccagcaccttccctatctttattagtgtaatatcggcaccggtgtcgagtagcaggctcgcttttccttttactagttctgatgctctgatttcgacggtgttttctattttggaagtcattactagattcgctcgatacgaatccactctaggccctgtgttagtctgtctatcgtcggttgtcccgtggcccgtgtttgggtaatctcgattcccgctatgtgattctcggcccggagttctgctaaaattctgtctagagtcgtcgcgcctgtaactcgtgtttgtatagcgcggtctattttctcgttcgtttgccctttctctggccctgcattccctgatttggtgtcctggtttcttgcaatagtggcagactactgtgacgcgctgtacttccctttttatgtgcgtctgttgcggctgatagtttattcgcggcatgcttaatcgcgtatagcaattcctcgccaaatgccctaatttattgcagcgttcgcagcgcggtacgttagatccttctcttcttttgggttgatcatcgagcttcctaaaatttcgcgaggtgtttagacccatcgcttgttcctcctctatagctgcggcgatagctgcatttagcgttgcgtaatttcgagaccttatgatcgttctcagttttaaattcaacccgagggtggaaacatcgagggcgcgttcttgcactgattctgttaacgcgttatttacttcgtcgctgttccctggttttaccgatagttccgataattccccagctaattcttctactctacacgcgaataattttacgctttcgccttctcgttggtggcaggcatgaaactctgctccaactgctcctattgatcttttgtctacgaatagtgaagttaagatgtcctttaatttatcgaaagtatctatatctttgtactctaataccttggctgctttgcctttaatttttgtacctatcactgttttcaagaatcgtggcaattcattcgcggcgacaaactccgaggcgcttgtataagacttcaaaaattctgcaagttcgtctgacgattttcctacgaatttgtcgactaacgacagcgcggtagataataattttacgtttggtaccgggaggctacttcccgcgtttagcgacatttcgctttcttctgttccttctatgtccaacaaactaaaatccgctagcacgatcgggtattctctattcggtgttacaaagttttccggagacgattcggcacttgaatcgtcgtcttttctaacgcttagtcgcaacggcggcgatcgaagtgttcggcgagacgatcttggatggtctatagaaggtagaaggtctaattcttcgcgttcgaaagttagctttttattgaaaaatgattcgaatgatctcgaaaaacttctttgacccgggagtttgaatcgatttgcgcgttcttcttctatagacatgcatgtaccgtttctatttttatattggactctggtttacaatatgtacgtttgcgctattctgttactcacaaggctgctcgcaaccacatgtcgtcggctcggtcaggcgtcctctcgtctgtgaaccaacggcggtgataagctgaaactggacccagcaaggtcgattcgtacagctgttcgctgcgtgctccgacggctgcttcccgtgaacggctctccgtccgtccttcaggtgcggctcctacaggttcctcggtctccaagtcctctcgtgcgtcctcatcctcagatcagtgacgtcctcgtagatggatttggtgtttgatagacggtagttacacccgttcactctcaggctgattttactcgacaccaggctcgtcgtcgttcgggctgcgtcgaacatcttctcaaaggccgttcctcggtcctctgtgctacctcggtagcgacgatggcctgttttggcctacgagattgcgatgatccaataatcttgtcggaggtagttcaacctcagtcgacgtcgatcaatcggttgcgtcaaggctcggtaaaatctttacgatgcagatcccaccgctgccaccaattttgttgtgccctgcgtgatggctcgcaaggctggtacgggatctggcgtaatcgtgggttcgggagtgattaaaggatgagaatccaccggatgaactacaccaagtgtgattaaacacaaagactaagtctttattcaaaaacacttaaactttaaaaataggtaaattatctacagaaaaataggtaaataaatatagaaaacaaaagaggtaactaaatagagaaaaataggtaaataaatacagaaaaataggtaaattaggtagagaaaaaataggtgtataaatagagaaaaataggtaatgaagtagagaaaacaaagtaggtaaataaatacagaaaaaagaggtaaataactagagaaaaaatagttaagtaaatagagaaaacaaaagaggtaaatcaatagagaaaaaataggtaaataaaataaggaagaataggtaaataaacagagaaaaaataggtaaataaaatagggaaaaataggtaaataaactgagaaaaataggtaaataagtagagaaaacaaaagaggtaaacaaatagagcgaaaaataggaaaataaatagagaaaaaataggtaaattatctggagaaaaaatgggtgtataaatagagataaatagctaaataaatcaaagaaaaaaaggtaaataaaaaaatatgtaaagaaattagaggaaaaaataggtaaataagtgagaaagaaaaatgcgtaaataactagagaaaaaattggtaactaaatagagaaaaataggaaaataaatagagaaaaataggtaaataaaatagggaaaaataggtaaataaacagagaaaaaatttgtaaataaattagagaaaaaaatagataaagaaatagtgaaaaataggtaatgaagtagagaaaacaaagtaggtaaataaatacagaaaaaagaggtaaataactagagaaaaaataggtaaataaatagagaaaacaaaagaggtaaatcaatagagaaaaaataggtaaataaaatagggaaaaataggtaaataaacagagaaaaaataggtaaataaaatagggaaaaataggtaaataaactgagaaaaataggtaaataagtagagaaaacaaaagaggtaaacaaatagagcgaaaaataggaaa contains:
- the LOC143378256 gene encoding uncharacterized protein LOC143378256, whose amino-acid sequence is MWLRAALITVLQLTTLLIGGTTPDTDFAIKEFQDHPGIYFENLGDLQIYRDSWKLILHLDISYIYRRESNLQAALYDILAQCKTPSTNNLQKFCKTFGTKIQSKVDRVTKFLTYVQQTISSAPKQRRGLIDGLGYIGKSLFGLMDSEDRKIINDQIDFLKRQDSRLKNTIKGQMQIVRANKMKKPF